The segment GCCTGCTCAAAATCACCGTATTCATATAGATATTCACGCCTGTCAGCCGCATGCTCCTTAAGTGTTATTTGTGCCCATTGCGGTGCAGCCTCAAGTGAGTCGTATTTATCATTATAAAAGCAGAAGTTCTCGGCCAACTCACGACGGACAACCATCTCTTCAATATAGGCGTCAACGCCCTCACCAGAAGCACAGGAAACCGTGTCCAACGCGGCCCGTTGAGGAGCCAGTTGCCCGAAATGATAATATGCGGAAAGCATGGATGTTGCGCCAGCATTAGGATCATTTCGGTCTTGTGCGTACCCCTTGATTTTTCTCTGTAAAAAACAATCAAGCGCATCCTTAGCGGCAGATTCACCGGGGGTAAGTTCTACCGGAGCAACACTTTCATCAACGCTTATGCTTTTGTAGACGCCACTCCAATCAACAGCGGGACCAGTGACTCCTTTGACTTTTGCAGCAGGCAGCTCAGGAAACTCTTCCAGGAACTCAGGCAGCAGCCTCTGAATTTTGGGCCTGATCGTCCGTGCCGAGTATTCCTGCTTATCCGTCACAAATCTGGCCGGGACCACGTTATGCCCGTCAACTTCAACCAGCGGCACATCAATTTGCTGCCTGATGGATTTCTGCCAGTGCTGCTTGATACGCAAAGGATCAAAGTCGGTGACCACCACTCCTGCCCCCACTTTGCGCACGTATTCGGGCAACCTGCTATCGGCACTGCCG is part of the Maridesulfovibrio sp. genome and harbors:
- a CDS encoding deoxyribodipyrimidine photo-lyase, which gives rise to MIKVDRRRIFSPKGGKQSDGPVVYWMSREQRVRDNWGLLHARELAGDRFQLIVVFCLAPTFIGATLRQYDFMIKGLAEVEKDLRNLGYEFVLLSGSADSRLPEYVRKVGAGVVVTDFDPLRIKQHWQKSIRQQIDVPLVEVDGHNVVPARFVTDKQEYSARTIRPKIQRLLPEFLEEFPELPAAKVKGVTGPAVDWSGVYKSISVDESVAPVELTPGESAAKDALDCFLQRKIKGYAQDRNDPNAGATSMLSAYYHFGQLAPQRAALDTVSCASGEGVDAYIEEMVVRRELAENFCFYNDKYDSLEAAPQWAQITLKEHAADRREYLYEYGDFEQARTHSDLWNAAQLQMVKSGYMHGYMRMYWAKKILEWSASPEEALRIIITLNDRYQLDGRDPNGYVGALWSVAGVHDRGWKKRSVFGSIRYMNERGCRRKFDVDRYISKWGKTSAISLIEFCHQ